The sequence TCACAGAACAAACAATAGTGTCTCCTAGACCAAATTTTGTACCATATTCAGAGAACTTTCCGgcatttgaaaattttcctgTTCCACCAAAGCCGAAACTATTGGCAGTTTCTCCCAGATTTCCAACAGGTTCGTCACCGCTTGAAAAACCAACCCGACACAAATGCTGCTGATTAGTGGGTGTATCAGACATTTCCACTTCCTGCTCACAAATTATTTTGCAGCCGAAACAATACTTCCCTCTGCTTATTCCAACAGTCGCACGAGCACCAGACCAGCAATACGCGAACCCATTTTTATAGAGAGCTTGGCCTTGAAGACCATTGCCTGTAACATCAAAATCTATAGTAATAATTTTTGTCAGATGAGTGTTGGTAGCTAGTTGGGAAAAGAAAGAACcagggaagaaaaaaaatgccaCTTTGGCTTCataagataagaaaacaaaaatttacagaTAAACGCTTAGAATCCAGAAAGAGTTTGCATTGCCAAACTACAAAAATATTCAGAAGCTGAAAGGGTGCTGCTGCCCACATACAAGGGAACATGTGTAAACTGACCAGGCCTTCAACAATATCGATTGtcaattgaaaaaacaaaatttaggaaAGTTCTAACTAAAATCCATCACTTATTTGATATTGAATtcaccttcaacctcacaaAACGTGAAATTTGAACCAAAAGTAAGTAGTCTTCATGTTTCTAATCACTTTCTGCTGATAATGATCACATAATTTTCAATCCATACTAAGCCCAAAACATGTATTTTATAGAAAGCCTTAGCAAAGCATAAACAGGGTCAGAAGACTGTGCCTAAATCGCAGTCAGCTGGATTAAGTTCGACGCGCCGAGTACCACCCGGCCTCTTATCAGTAGTAGATCCTGCTCTTGTCTTCTTCGTCCCAGGGCCTTCCTCTCTGACTTCCGGCGGTGGTCGATGCTGCTTCGACGCCATGGATGGCAGTCCACATGAACAGCTTTACCCCGGGCTGTAACAAAGCGATTTATTATGTACGACTCTCGGTGGGCCCCACGGGAAAGAAGAACACAAAAGATCTGAACCGCCTGTTGGATGCGACCAGAAACGTTTGGAACCCTCGGTTCTATATGAATGGATTGGGCTTGTTTGTGGGCTTATTATATATGGGCATCATCTGACATATGGGcccaatatttatatatatatatatgtttttgagaAATGGGATCCAATCCAATATTTTGTAGAAGATTCTTTTATTATCAGATAATACAAGTACACAGAGAGGGCCTCCATTCCTGGATACGTAGAAGAGATGGATGCTCTTCTAACATTACTTCCAGGATaaataactaaagaaaaataaaagccaaTTAGCTATCTTCAATAAAGGCATTGAAGAAATGAATTATGGCCAATTAGCTATCTACAAATTACTTTACTTTAATTTACAGGTCTGTCTGGGAAACACTGTACATGTGTAATGTATGCCTTTGTCTACAAAAATGTTTGCCATATATACACAgctatataattaattaattctccGGATCGTTAATAATCGTCAGGAGATGTGAAAAGAGCGACGGAAATGCTGGCGAGCTTACTGCGATCAATACGTGATTTGGCAGCCCTGCGTTGCTTTGGAGCATCTGGAGTCTCTAAACCTTCTTCAACATCAGTTTCCCCCCACAAATCACTACTACCTCTTCCGTTGTTACCAAACTTTGAAGGAGTACTGAAAGAAAAATGCACATCCTTTGCAACCAAagtctgaaaaataaaaataaaaaataagcaaacaaatcaGAAATTGACCACATACGCATGCATACACACAATATATAAAAGTCTGAATTGGAATAGAAACAGTTAGTTATACTTACAGCTTCATTTACAGACTTGGACACTAGAAGCAGCTGCTTCAGATCACTATGGTCCACCTTGCATAGTGTCTTAACCTGTTCAGgcaaatgaaattaataaaaaaattcaggtTACTGTGCTTCATCATCTACAATATTTTGGTTTCTcacagagaaagagaaagagaaataggGGAATGTGCAAACTACCAAAATGTCTTGGGGCAGTGCCTCTAGGAGATTCAATATTATTCCTTTAATTGGAGATCTTCTCTGCAGCCGCTTCTGTGTTGGAGTGGCAGTTGGAGGAGAAAAACAAGAATCCCCCATGTGACCAGGAACCAGAACTCTCTTCCTACCGATAATGCGTGTCATGTGAGCAGATTTTATTCCATTCCTGATCTTCAACTTCTGGTTCCCTGTTTGCAAGTTGGTCATCTCCCCTAATGCCATTTCTTATCTACTCCTAATAAATTTCAGGAATTTTAATGTTTACAACACTCTGAATCAGAATACAGAATACTCCCTGAAATATCACAAAGAATATTGTAAATTAGCTGCAAATTCCCCAACAAATTAAGAAACTTTGTCACCAACTGATAAAATAGCAAAAGCCAAatgtgcaaaaataaataaggaagGACACCATATATTTTCAGTTTcatcatatataaaacataAGTTGTAATTATAAGCAACATTCACCACGATCGACATGCAATCGAAATCCCACATCACCCAAGAAACTACATGCCAAGCCTGTCCCTGGACCCTTAGCATGCAGTATCATTTCTAGAGAGGCTTGAATAAGACCAtagaatgaacaaaaagaacaaattaagcTCAAATAAAAGCCGGCCTGCCAATCGCAATATTCTCAAAGACCAAAGGCAGTAAGTTcaaaagtgtaattaaaagcATGTAATGCAAATCCAGAGCAAGACCCAAATGAAATCATTCCAAgttaaacatgaaaaacatatataCCTGATTAGCTAATATACTCTATCCTTTTGAAGAGAAGATTAACCTTCTTCAATTCAACCCCTTTGAAAAATCTACAAACTCTAGACCAAAAGAGAACCGATCGAGCGGATACCAGAGTACCAACACCTGCAACCAGCGAGCGAAagtgttgatatatatataaggtcaaaagttaaaattaagccggaataaataatttattttcaagaGAGGAAACTGCCGGAATAGCCTACGCGGAGATGTTTCCGATATACACGTAAACCGTGAACACGTGGCCGCAACGTGGGTGTTTCTCGATTCAATGCCATGTTTACACGTATACAAAAATAACACGTGGCGTGAGATAAATAAGTAGCCGTTGGAGCACGTTGATTCAGATGTTTGGTTGGTTGTCCAAAGAGCTCAAATGCCAAGAGATGGTCATGTTTGGTCGGTGATGTCGGTTGCTAACCTAACAGATACACACATTTGAGCTGCATGTGCAGGACGATGCACAATATTAATGCAATCTAGCAGTGGATGAGATTTCCAGGTCACAGGTGACGCACTTGCATCGCAACCTTATCCCTTATTAATCACATTGTAATTTAATTATGCTGAATAGTTGACCTGAAATTCAGGTCGAATGCTAACCTGATTTTGAGATTAACAATCCCAATTCCGAGACTAGCATTCAGCCCTAATTTCAATCCAACTATTCGGACTGAATAACATTTTTCATCAAGTTAGAAACAAAAGAGTAGCAGGATGCTTCATTTGATAGCttggaatgaaaaagaaagagaaacagAAGAGATTTAAGATGCTCACCTTCACTTGATGACAAAGTATACATATAGCATAGTATGCGTATATCTCTTTCCTAAGTCTTTCATCTTGCTAAAAATATGATGATGTTTGCGGATATATACAAAcgaaaaaaaactagaaatgcGAAGGAATAATgttgataaatttatttcaaaaaaaaaataatgttgatAAATGCAGCTAAATACACcaaattgttttcatttataaaatgaGAAATTGGATGCATGTGGGTCTGTCCAGTTCTAGTGGTCTCACAAACAAAAGTGTATATTTGGTAGAAAGAAAACGTACAACAGATCTTTCTCGGTGTAAGCTATATGGTTTCAAAAATTAtcttgtaaaaaatataaaaaaactctcTACCTTTCAATATGCAATGTACCATCACATgaagtgaaataaataaaaaaattatcattcaaTTAATATTAGTAGAGAATGCATCATGATATATTTTAGTTTCcgatgcataaaaaaaaaaattatgtagcCAACCTCTTCAATTGATGTAATTGAGCAATTAATATGAGGATGACTACTAAGACTTTGCATCTGGATGCATatacaaaacatttttttttactcgATACATAGCAGCTCAGACagtgtatattattattattattattattattattatattaagcaTCGTGCACTTAAGTATATAGCATTAATGTCAAAACGGTTACTACGCCAACTCACCTTTGACTGTATATAGCCAAGACTAACCTGGT comes from Dioscorea cayenensis subsp. rotundata cultivar TDr96_F1 chromosome 15, TDr96_F1_v2_PseudoChromosome.rev07_lg8_w22 25.fasta, whole genome shotgun sequence and encodes:
- the LOC120277458 gene encoding F-box protein SKIP27-like, which encodes MALGEMTNLQTGNQKLKIRNGIKSAHMTRIIGRKRVLVPGHMGDSCFSPPTATPTQKRLQRRSPIKGIILNLLEALPQDILVKTLCKVDHSDLKQLLLVSKSVNEATLVAKDVHFSFSTPSKFGNNGRGSSDLWGETDVEEGLETPDAPKQRRAAKSRIDRSKLASISVALFTSPDDY